In Ananas comosus cultivar F153 linkage group 14, ASM154086v1, whole genome shotgun sequence, the genomic stretch tgcataatttttatatgtacTTGTTGGTCAGGATGGATAAGAGCAAGTAGCTTGGAGCTGAAGGTGTTGGTTTGAGTCCCAAAGCTATCGGAATAtgcatattcatatttttattatttttaatagaatCCTGCAAGCCCATGGGTTGAGGTTGGGCTTGGGCCTCTTCTCGGCCCATTACGGCTTTGTCACAGGCAGTGCGTTAGGGCCTATGTTACGTGGACCCAGCGAGCCCGCAAGCCTAGTACGTGAAAAGCTTGGTGCGGGTGGGCTACCCATCAAGCCCTTAAGCCCAGAGAGGGCGGGCCACCCAGCAAGCCCAGCGTGGGCGGCTTCTCAAGGCCGCAGGCCTTGCGCATGCGGCCCCCTCAGGCCCTGCACGGGCAGGCCCTGCGCATGCGGGCCCCCTCAGGCCGCAGGCCTCCCAAGCCCAGAGCGGGCAGCATGCAGTTTGCCTCAACTAATATGcgattcattttatttttaacaatctAAAAATATATCCGAAAAAATCATCGAGCGAAAACAAGCACTATATGGCTCTGATACCGCTgttggataaaaataattaaatactcAAAGACAAAGACACAAAAATCACATAGATTTTTGCATACCTCTTTGCGTTGCGGAATTAATGTTGTGATTATCAGGATCTGATCTCGTCTTATTTTACGAACTCTTCGATGCGTCGAAAATCTGTCTCAATTTGTTGCACGTTGTTCTTGctcgttgcaatccggctactagAGTCGATCGTCGCACACCGCCCAAATTCCTAGGGTTTTTTTATGGTGTCCTAGAACGAAcccaagagagagaattttgtggagagatgattctatttttttttttttttgttttcttttgtgtgtTGTATGTGGTCAATACCTCATGTATTTATATGCTATAAGGGAGACGTTAATCCTAATCATATTTTAACTAAATCTTACATAGGtagagatttaaacagattagaatttatctgttagatttattccttatcTCATGTGGACTAGGAATATAACAGATaataagaaatatttatttcttatcccatatagatatggattagaaatattttagataagtcccaATGTGGACAAATCTTAACAGTGCTTTTAGTGGGAAACAgccaaggaggagaagaagaagctggaTTTCTCTCTCAAGGGTCCCTATCTCAACTAATGCTAATCTATGTGGAAAATTTAACAGTTACCGTTTGTTGTTGTGGTGAGAAATTTAACAGTTAGGTTTTGGGTCGGTCAAAATAGGTGGCACAGAAGCTCCCTAGTGATCATATGTTTTGCAGTACTACTGAGGAGTATTCTCTGAaggcagaaaagaaaaaatcattaTCATTACTATTATGATGGAATGATCGAATGAAGATAATCATTATTATTACAAGAAAGTAATATTTCATGCCCCTCTTCTCTTTGGCCATGGACCAACATACAAGACGAAGCAATACATGTAAATAGAATAaagataaatgaaaaaaataaagtctATGCAGTGATAAAATCAGCTTTCCTTTGGGGCGAGGCGGGACTTGATCTTCTCCACCTCCTTGGTGCCGACCTGGAAGGCCTTTGTGAGCACGTTGTCGGGCACCGGCGGCGTGGAAGTGAAGAGGGTGATGGCGATGGACTGCGTGCCGGGCAACTGGCTGTTGAAGGCAGAGATGACCGCGGCAGGCACGTCGCCATTGTTCTTCTGGAAGTGGACGAGGCCGCGTGGGAACACAAAAATCTCGCCTTTAGTGATGGTCTTGGCGATGAGCTTGTTGGCGGTGGTGATGAAGCCCACGTCGAGGGTGCCATCCAGGACGAACACCATCTCGGTGGCACGCGGGTGGGTGTGAGGAGGGTTCAACCCACCGGGAGCGTAGTCGATGCGGGATAGGGAGACTCCCAAGGTGTTGAGACCTGGGATCTTCTCCACATTAGCTGCGGTGACCACTGAACCCTCGGTGTTGTTGGTGGCACCCGGGGCGGCCAGCCCCTTGAAGAAGAAGTCGTCCTCCGTCACGTTGTCCTTGCACACAAATCCGTTCACCTTTACAGCTGCAGATCAATTGAGTATTCGCTAATCATTAGTATTCGAGTTAACATTAAAGatcgtttttctcttttgttttttttgctaAACACGTCTGCATAAGATGGATGGTTTTGGCAGACCGAGTTAGAGATTATCTAACTCACTTAAagtagaagaaaatgaaaagttaaataTGAGACTTGTAAGAGTAGATTGAGCTTACTAGATTTGAGATCGGCGACGCAGATATCCTGGAGCATATCGGGATCGGCGGCGAGCGAGGGGAcaatgagaagagaaaagatGAAGGGGAATATGataaggagaagagaagaagaagagttggCCATGGGtgcttcttttttcccttttccccTTTTCTTGATGCTGTTGCTAATGTTGTGTTTTGGCTTTTGCTTATGAAACTTGACTCTCTTTTGCTCTATTTAGTGGTGGGATGAAGAGAAGGGAAAGAGGAGGCATGGGATTTTATAGTAGACAAATTGGGTGTTGGTGGGGTTGGGATTTGCTGGGTTTggattggagagagagagagagagagagagagagagaaggggtttGATGTGGGAGTGAAGGCATGAAAAAATGGTCCTTACAACCCAAGAAACCTGTTTGGAaggaacaaacaaacaaactaaTTGGGGAGGCTAAGTTTGCATTTAATGTAGATGTATAATGACAGTGATGATAagattagttagttaattctgATTCGGAAAAAATTCGGTACGAGCATAATTAggataaaattcgttttttgatttttaaattcgttgaaaaatatggATAAAAAATGGATTGGTAATTATTTgaatacgtgatttatacgaatattatacgttcaccaattaaaaattcggctatataataaatatataataattaatatactatatatattattattataatttttatatataaattaaatatattcaaaattataataaatatatattaataatatataaaagttatatatttagaaatattaataaataattacaaatttataaataaaatattatataNNNNNNNNNNNNNNNNNNNNNNNNNNNNNNNNNNNNN encodes the following:
- the LOC109720234 gene encoding germin-like protein 5-1; amino-acid sequence: MANSSSSLLLIIFPFIFSLLIVPSLAADPDMLQDICVADLKSTVKVNGFVCKDNVTEDDFFFKGLAAPGATNNTEGSVVTAANVEKIPGLNTLGVSLSRIDYAPGGLNPPHTHPRATEMVFVLDGTLDVGFITTANKLIAKTITKGEIFVFPRGLVHFQKNNGDVPAAVISAFNSQLPGTQSIAITLFTSTPPVPDNVLTKAFQVGTKEVEKIKSRLAPKES